The Streptomyces sp. WZ-12 genome segment GCAACTGCTGGCGCTCTCCCGGGCCGGCGTGGTGCGCTTCCTCGGCGCCGACCTCGCCGTCACCGCCGACGAGGACCGCGGGGTGTTCCGCGCCGGGTCCGCCACCGTGCCGGGCCACTGGACGCGGGCCCGCGCGCTGGTCGAGGCGCGGCTGCCGGAGCCGACCGTGGCCGGCACCCGGGACGGGCTGCTGCGCGCGCTGGGCACCGACGGCGCCCGGTCAACGGCCGGCGGGCTGCTGGCCGTTGACCCCGTGGACGGCCGGGTGCTGGACCGGTCCGGCCGCCCGCACCCCCGCCGCTTCGCGCTCGGCCCGCACACCGACGCCCGCGCCGGCGGGGCGTTCACCCGCCCCCGCACCAACGCGCCCGCCTTCCGGCAGAACGACGCGAGCGCGCGGGCCCTGCTCACCTTCCTCCGCGACCGCACCGCCCCACCGGTCCCGGTCCCCGCATCCACCCCCAGGACTGCCGATGCCGCTGACCAGTGAACCCGCCGTCACCGAGGCCGCCCCGGCCGGCGAACCGGTACCGCAGCGCGCCGGGCCACCGGGCCCGGACGACCCGACGGCCCTGAAGGTCGTCCCGGTCCGCCACCCCTGGCGCTGGGTGGGGGTGGCGGTGACCGCCGTGCTGCTCGCCCAGTTCGCGCACGGCCTGATCACCAACCCGGCCTGGCAGTGGGGGGTGTTCGCCCGGTTCTTCGCGAGCGAGACGGTCCTGAGGGCGGTCTGGGTCACCCTCCAACTGACCGTCTACGGCACCGCCCTCGGCTTCGCCCTCGGTCTGGTGCTGGCGCTGATGCGGCTGTCGGCCAGCCCGTTCCTGCGCTGGGTGGCGTTCGGCTACATCTGGGCCTTCCGCTCCATCCCGCTCATCGTCCAACTGCTGTTCTGGTTCAACCTCGCCTACCTCTACAAGCGGCTGGACTTCGGCATCCCGTTCGGCCCGGGCCTCTTCCACCTCGACACCATGGGGCTGGTCGGCGCGATGGGCGCGGCGGTGCTCGGCCTCGCCCTGCACCAGGCCGCGTACGCCGCCGAGATCGTCCGGGCCGGCGTTTCGTCCGTGGACGGCGGCCAGTTGGAGGCGGCCGCCGCGCTCGGCATCCCGCGGCTGCGCCGCCTGCGCCGGATCGTGCTGCCGCAGGCGATGCGCTCGATCCTGCCGAACGCCAGCAACGAGGTGATCTCCCTCTTCAAGGGCACCTCGATCGTCTCCGTGATGGCGATCGGCGAACTCTTCTACCAGGTCCAGGTCATCTACGGACGGAACGGCCAGGTGGTGCCCCTGCTGATGGTCGCCACCGCCTGGTACATCCTCCTCACCACCGTGCTCTCCGTCCTCCAGCACTACGTCGAACGCCACTACGCCAAGGGGGCCGCGCGATGAGCGCCATGGTCGAAGTCCGGTCCGTGCACAAGAGCTTCGGGTCCACCGAGGTGTTGCGCGGCATCGACCTCACGGTCGCGGCCGGGGAGGTGACGGTGGTGCTCGGGCCGTCCGGTTCGGGCAAGTCCACCCTGCTGCGCACCATCAACCACCTGGAGAAGGTCGACAGCGGCTGGATCAGCGTGGACGGGGCGCTGGTGGGATACCGGAGGGAAGCGAAACCCGCGGCCCGAAGGGCCACCGGCAAGGGCGGTGGTGGGCGACGGGTGGGCGAGAAGCTGTACGAGCTGCGCGAGCGGGAGATCCTCAAGCAGCGCACCGGCATCGGCTTCGTCTTCCAGAACTTCAACC includes the following:
- a CDS encoding amino acid ABC transporter permease; translated protein: MPLTSEPAVTEAAPAGEPVPQRAGPPGPDDPTALKVVPVRHPWRWVGVAVTAVLLAQFAHGLITNPAWQWGVFARFFASETVLRAVWVTLQLTVYGTALGFALGLVLALMRLSASPFLRWVAFGYIWAFRSIPLIVQLLFWFNLAYLYKRLDFGIPFGPGLFHLDTMGLVGAMGAAVLGLALHQAAYAAEIVRAGVSSVDGGQLEAAAALGIPRLRRLRRIVLPQAMRSILPNASNEVISLFKGTSIVSVMAIGELFYQVQVIYGRNGQVVPLLMVATAWYILLTTVLSVLQHYVERHYAKGAAR